The window GCCAATCTCCCCGTTCAGAACCCTCCTGCGCGTCTCCATGTAATCTTTTTGAGAACGGCGGATGGTTCCGCTAACAATATTCAGGTTCAGGTTTTTTGCCCTTTTTACTGCAGCCAGCACCTTTCTGACACCAAAGGGATCGACGGCGATCGGTTTTTCCATGAAGATATGTTTCCGTGCGTTGACCGCGGCTTCAACATGGGCCGGCCTGAAATGGGGTGGTGTGCACAGCAGTACCAGATCGACACCCGAGTCGATCACCTTTTCATAGCTGTCGAACCCGATAAAACAGTTTTCATCGGCTATCTCGACGTTCCGTTCCTTTTTCAGGATCTCCCGGCAACTGTTCAACTTATCCTGGAAAACGTCGCCAAGGGCAACAATCTGCAGGTTAGGTCCAGCATTCAGAAAATCCATGGCTGCCCCGGTACCGCGGCCCCCGCACCCGATAAGTCCGGCTTTGATCACTTTCCCGTCAGGAGCCTGCTCCAGCAATTCGGGCAAGGTCATTTCGCCCTTTTTCGATCTTTCGGTTGAACAGGAACTCAATAACGGAAATCCGCCCACCACTCCTGCCGTTCCAGCCACGACTGAACTTTTAATAAAGTCTCTTCTCGACAATGAATTGTTGTTATTCATATTGAAAAATGGTTATTAATAGGTTAATTTTATTTACAAGTATCCGTCATCAGGGTCGCAAAAGCCGATATTAGAGGTAGGATATGATTTCGTCCATCTGGGTCGAGATCTCTTTCAGCCGTTGCCGGTCTCCCCCGTTAACCTCTGCTGTCAACCAGCCACCCTGGTGATTTATCTCCCTGATAGCCTTCATCACCACCGGCCAGTTGTTGTCCCCTTTCAACAGGTCAACCTTGAATCCTTCCCACAACCCTTTCGAGTTCATCAGCTCCCGGCTGAACTCCTTGATGTGGAGTTTCATGATACGGGAGTGAAGTGTCTTGATCCAATGCTCAGGCCAGCCGTATCGCAATACATTCCCAATGTCGAAATACCAGCCAACCAGGGGATGGTTGATCTCATCGATATATCTTTTCGCCTCGACGGGACTTAGCAGGAAGTTATTCCAGACGTTCTCCAGCGCGATCTGCATTCCGGTTTTCTCGGCATATGGGATCAACTCCCTGATTGCCTGTTGCGACGTGATATATGCCTGTTCGTAGGAGACCTTTTCATTAACTACACCCGGAACCACCAGGACCGTATCGCCGCCCATCTCCTTCACCTCCTGCAAGGATTTTGCAATGGAGTCGATGCACTTTTTTCTTACCGCCGGATCGGGATCGGAAAGGGGAGAACTCCAATGGTCCTTGTTCACCACCGTGGGGAGTTCGATACCCGTTTTGGATTTTGCCTCCAGGATTTCTGACATGGTGTAATCGACGGGGCTGTTCAGCTCCACGCCGTCAAAGCCCAACTCTCTTGCAATCTTGAATTTATCGGTTAATGATGTTCCCTCCTTGATCATTCCGAGCCCCAGGCTCTTTTTTAAAGTGACCCTCTTGGCCGGCTTGCCTTGCAGGACCGAGGCCGAAGAGGCAAGGGGTGTCATGGCTGCCGCTCCGGCCAAGACTGCTGCTGACTTGATAAAATCTTTCCTGTTCATGAGAATATATGTTTTTTGATATTATTGCGGATATCGGGTAATCGATATTGCTATGCAAATGGCATTGACCATAATGCGTCGTAAAGGTAAGGATTATTTTGCAGACCTGCTCTCAACATCGGAAATAAATATATGCCACCTAAAAGTCTCAAATAAAAGTTGCATATGTCAGGTAAAGTATTTATCTTTAAAGTGTTATACAAAAACAAACATTCACCCGACACATGCAAGACAAAAATAGTAAAAAAATCTCATTTACTGCCTGTTCAGTAAAGAAAAAGTTCAGTTCAGAACAATTAACATCATATTCAGGGTTAAGCGTAACCTCTGATTTTATCAACCATTGCGGTATTTATGGCAAACTGGAACATCTTTTTCCAACCATCCGCCACAATGCAAGCCGTTTCAGCACAGCCCAAATACTCTCAAGTATCCTGTTGGCATCGTTGTGCGGTGTTCACCGTTTGAAGCGGATTGAAAACTTCACCTTTGACGCCTTGGTTGCCCGCTTGTTGAAGTTACCCAAGAACATTGACGAGGACACCATCCGCCGCCATTTGACAGGTTTGGGTGAAAGGGGCGCCCGTTCGCTTCACGAGCTGTTGTTGGGTTTTACAGGCATGCAAGTTTCCCGTTGCGGTTTAAGCCGCTTGACACTTGATTGCGACTCAAGCACATTTACCGTTTACGGCAACCAACAAGGGGCTGAGGTGGGTTATAACTCGCATAAGAAGGGTTCGAAAAGCTATCACCCCATCTTATGTTTTGTCACGGAGATGAAACTGCTTGTCAATTCGTGGCTCCGCCCGGGTTCAAGCTACACCTCAAACGGCGTTTGTGAATTTGTCAAAGAAACCTTGGCCGCTCTTCCCCAAAAGGTGGAGAAGGTGTTTTTCAGGGCCGACAGCGGTTTTTTCAATGGTGGATTATTTAATTTGTTAGAAGACGGTAAACATGAATATTTGGTGAAAGTAAAGCTGAAAAACCTGAAAGATTTGCTTGCCGGGCAGACATGGCAACCGGTTGACCCACGGACGGCGACCTGCCGGTTTACACATCAATGTAGCGGTTGGAGGAATCCCCGCATGTTTTATGCCGTGCGCATCATAAAGCAAATGGTTGAAGTCGATTATTTTGGCGAAAAACAATTTGTACCCGAGTATGAGTACTTTTGCTATTGCTCGAACCTGAAAGGATTGGATGCCTTGCAGCTCCATACCCTTTATGGATCCCGATCAGAGAGTGAGAATTGGATCGAGCAAACCAAAAACTCGCTTTGTGCGGGAAAAACCATCACGCATGATTTTTGGGTAAACGATATTCTTTGGCAACTTTCGTCATTTGCCTACAGTTTATCGGTGCTCATGCGATACCGGGGCGACTTTTGGGTTTGGCGTCAAGAGCACTCTACCTTCCGAGAATGGTTTATCCGAGTGCCGGGAAAAGTGGTGAAATCCGGCAGGCAGGTCACGGTAAAAATGCCAAAGGAGTATTACCGAAAAGCGGGGTGGCGTGATTTTGAGCAGCGAATAACGACAACGATGACCGGATGACGGATTTTCACTTAATCGTCCATCGCCATCTTTCGTGTCGTAAAAGGGTTTATGACAAGGAATTGCCATGCCTTGGAAGAGTGGTAATGTTAATATATATAAAAACGCCACCATAAAAAGTAAATCAACACGTTAAACGTGCAAGAAACAGTGAAGATGAAAAGAAAATAAAACGGTATCTCTCGAAAAAAAAGAGAAATTCCGCTTTGAAAACTATTAACTTGAGTTGGGAATTTCAAATGAGATTTTTAAGTGCCATATATGCCGATCGTTAAGGTTTTCTTCTGCCATCCATCTCATTTCCCTTTTCGTGACCGAGCGGAAATTTTATGGGGAGGTTGTCGCGATTGGAGCGGTAAATGGCTGTAAAGAGCTCTACCGTCCTTCGGCCATCTTCGCCGGTAACCAGTGGATCCCGGTTCTCCTCCAAGGCAAGCAGGAAATCTTCGATCTGTCGCTCCATATAGTAGACCGTCGGATCGATCCTGCTAAAATGACGCGCATCTTCAGCGTTCCACTCCCTCACCAGCTCCTCTTCCCCGGGGATGGTCCATATGTCATTCAATGGCGGTTCAACTATTCCCTTCATTCCGGCGATAAACATGGCCCCTCCATCGGTCTGGACACCGACTGAAGCTCCATTCTCGCCATGTATCTGTACCTTGCCGTATATCCCCGGTTTTTGCGAATTGCTCACGATTATACTCCCGATGCCGCCGTTCCTGAATTTTATGATGGCCAGGGCAGTATCTTCCACTTCAATGTATGGATGATTCAGGTTTCTCCAGAGACCGTAAACCTCATCGATCTCTCCCATGAACCAGAGCAGGATGTCGAGTTGATGAGGCGCCTGGTTCACCACCTGACTTCGTCATTGCGTCACCCAAAAATCTTCATCAAAGAGTTTGGCGATTTTCTGATGCCTTGCCATCAACATTGTCTGAGTGTATACATCCTTGTTCAGAGGTAGCTTAATTTGTATGGTTGTGATGGTCTTAGCCAATGCAAGCACCTTGTCTACGCTCATTTTAATCTCTGAGACTTTCAGCATGCGCTCCAATTCCTTGTATACTTTCAAAGCCACAAAGCAGATGCATATATGAGCCTCGATGCGTTTGCGTGTAAAATGAAACATAGGACGTATCTCTATCTTTGATTTGGCTATACGGAAGGCCCGTTCTACATGCCAAAGGTTGTGGTATGCAGCATAAACGTCTTGTATTGGTATATCCGTATTGGTGAGATATCCCTTTAGACCATCCCATTTGGAGTCGTCGGCAACACGGTCATAGTTGATGGCTACCTTCACTTCACCATCCATGGATAAAAACTTATTGTAACCTCTTTTGTTGATGTTACCTTTAGTGAGCGCACCATGCTTATATGCCTTTTCCAATCTGCGTATTCCCTTCTCTCGGTTATAGGCATCTTTCTTTGCACGGTCATCTGTATAGCCGACCAAGAGCCGACGGCCACCTCCTTTGTCATATTCAACCATCTGGCAGTCGCGCTTTGGCTGTTCCAATATCCAGTTCTTGACTTCCTGACTTTCATTCTTTATCTTCGCACCTATTATATACTTGTAGCCATGAGCCTCAAGTTCCGCTATATTTGCATTGTTCATCAGACCAGAGTCGGCTACCACAACGAAGTTTTCCAAACCGTATTTGCTTACAAACTCGTTTATCGTCGGCAGCATCGTGTGGCCTTCATATTTGTTGCCCTCATGGATGCAATAGGCAAGCGGATAGCCGCCAAGGCTAACAAGCAGGCCGAGTATGATCTGAGGATTACTGTGACGTCCCTCCTTTGAGAAGCCTGTCTTGCGCAAGTCGTCCTCATAATCCGCTTCAAAGTAAAGTGTGGTGACATCATAGAACAACACACCGATATTGCCACCGAACAGTTTTGCAGTATGGCGCACGCTGATGTCCTGTACGATTTCGTGCTGATGGTCGCTAAGCTTGTCAAGATAGCGATAGATTTTTGAGAGATCCACATCTTCGTCAAAGTGGTTTTTCAGATATTCCACCGTAGCAGCCTTGCTCGTTGGATATGCCAAACGGGCTTTCACTAGCTTGCGGAACACTTCATCGTCAATACGATTGAAACCAATCCTATCAAAAGTGCGGTCCAATATCAAGTCGTAACCATTGAGAAGTATATTACTCACCTGTGACAATACACGACGTACTTCTTCTCGCTCACGATCACACGCTTTACGCTCCTCACCATATAAATCGAGTTGGGGATGACGCCGGGATTCTTCTTTTGAAATCCATTCTTTTGCTTCATTGACAAGATTTTCGACCTCATCTTCATTATACCCAGATTTGTCATTAGGAACTAAGATCCACTGGTAATTCGATATAAGATGAAGCTGCCCATAATCCTTTAAACCATTCTCGTCTTTGCATTGCCAAGGAAAGTTTTAATATTCTTGAATTCCCATTTTTAACCATATATGCACCAATGGCAAATGTTTTGTACCTGATTGTTTTGAGAAACTTTTGCGTCTTCTCCTTTAGTATCACTTGACGAAAAAGACTCATAAGATTATATGCCATCATTACAAAATTGAGGCAGGCTTCTGTTGCCCAAAAATCCTTTGTATTAAAGTTTTCTGCGGCAAAATCATATTTAATTTCTTTTATCCTATTCTCACAATCAGCCCTGCCTCTGTATAAATCATAAACAGCTTTGGCAGGAAGATTCATATTGGTAATGAAGCACGAATAGCGATAATTTTTATATATGCCTTCTTCTTCAAATAGTCGTAATTGTTTGCCTGCAGCCTTAGGCCTTGTATTTATTTCCTGGCGAATCATCACAAGTCTTCTTGGAGATGCCCAATCTTCAGCCTGATAAGTTGTTTCTGCAATTTCTAATCCATCATCAAGTGTAAGCCAGGTTTTATGGGCTGCTAATTTTATTTTAATCGGACGATAAAATTTAGCGGCAACAATATAATTTATGGGTTTAGCCTCCAGATACTCAAAAATATCTCTTTGATAAAATCCGCTGTCAGCACGTATAAGGCCTACTGTTTTGCCTGTGAGTTTACTCAAGGTGTCTTCTAAAAAACCATAGAAATTATTGGTAGTATAACTATTACCCGGGCGTAACCAAAAGTTGGCTATCATTCGGCAATCTGAAACAAATGCCATTAAAGGATGGTGTGATTTTCGACCTGGTTTCTTTGGATTATAACCAACTTCTGCTCCTTGTTGGTTTCCATAACGTGTAAAAATAGTAGAATCAAAGTCTAACGTGTAATTATCAAACAGCAAATTACTAAAAAACCATTGGTATAGCTTGGTAAATACTTCTTGATTAGTGGACTGGGAAAACTTGCTGAAGTATCTCTGGAATGCTTTGCTGCCTGCCATTCTTTTCCATCCGAAAAATTCTTTTATAACTTCATCCTGTCTGGTAACTTCTAAATGCTCGAAACAACTTGCTCCGCACCATATTCCAATCCAAAAATGCAATAATAATTGATGGGGAGAATATCCTCTGTTGGAGCCTTGTTCCGGTAAAGGCAGACGATGGAATACTTCTTCCATTTTTAGTTTTCTCAAAAATTGCTGCATCAAAGAAATGCCTCCCCAGGGAGTAATTTCTTTATCTGTAAAATCAATTTTAAGTTCCATTTTAACCAATAAGAAATTCTTACATAAAAATCAGCTAAAATTTTCAGTAATTAAAGCCTAATAGAAACTATTAATCAACAACTTATGAACATGATTCTCTAATGGCGGTCATTAGAGATTAGGTCCTAATGACATTTTTGGGTTATATGCAACACCAATTGTGGCAAGTTCTTTCATCTTGCCACCGATTTTCTCAACAACAATAACTCCGATATTGCCAGAACGATGTCTTTTCTTTCTGATAAACATAGTTAAAAAACCTTTTGCGTCACCCAAAATTAGGTGACGCAAAGATACAAAATATTGTTTATCAATCAGTTATAAAATAAGTGTTTTTTGAGTGACGAAGTCAGGAAACAGTGAAGATGAAAAGAAAATAAAACGGTATCTCTCGAAAAAAAAGAGAAATTCCGCTTTGAAAACTATTAACTTGAGTTGGGAATTTTAAATGAGATTTTTAAGTGCCATATATGCCGATCGTTAAGGTTTTCTTCTGCCATCCATCTCATTTCCCTTTTCGTGACCGAGCGGAAATTTTATGGGGAGGTTGTCGCGATTGGAGCGGTAAATGGCTGTAAAGAGCTCTACCGTCCTTCGGCCATCTTCGCCGGTAACCAGTGGATCCCGGTTCTCCTCCAAGGCAAGCAGGAAATCTTCGATCTGTCGCTCCATATAGTAGACCGTCGGATCGATCCTGCTAAAATGACGCGCATCTTCAGCGTTCCACTCCCTCACCAGCTCCTCTTCCCCGGGGATGGTCCATATGTCATTCAATGGCGGTTCAACTATTCCCTTCATTCCGGCGATAAACATGGCCCCTCCATCGGTCTGGACACCGACTGAAGCTCCATTCTCGCCATGTATCTGTACCTTGCCGTATATCCCCGGTTTTTGCGAATTGCTCACGATTATACTCCCGATGCCGCCGTTCCTGAATTTTATGATGGCCAGGGCAGTATCTTCCACTTCAATGTATGGATGATTCAGGTTTCTCCAGAGACCGTAAACCTCATCGATCTCTCCCATGAACCAGAGCAGGATGTCGAGTTGATGAGGCGCCTGGTTCACCAGCACCCCTCCACCTTCCGTCTCCCAGTTTCCCCTCCATTTATCTGAGTCGTAATAGTTCCTGTCGCGCCAACCCAGCATGTTGACAGTTCCCAATAGCGGTTTTCCAATCTTACCGGCATCAATGGCTTTTTTCACCCTCATTACCGGTTCATACCACCTGCGTTGACTGACTACTCCCAATTTGACACCTGCTTGCCTGCAGGTTGCAATGATCTTGTCGGCATTCTCCAGGGTTGATGCCAACGGTTTTTCCACCAGGATGTTGGCGCCTTCCAAGGCCGCATGAACTGCAGGTCTCAGGTGGAAGGGATGGGGTGTACAGATAATGGCCAGATCGATCTGCTCTTTTCTAACCAGTTCTCCAACGTCGTTGTAGGCAGGCACCCCATATTGTTCGGCAAAGCTGTTCGCAGTCTGCCTGCTTCTACTCCAAACGCCTGCAAGTCGTGCATTCGGCAGGTTTTTTACTGCCCGTGCATGTAGGTGTGCCACCTTTCCGCATCCCAGTATAGCAATGTTGTGTAGCCAATTTCTCATCTCTATCTCGTGTTAGGGAACCAGTATCACTTTACGCAAGCCGCTCTCCTTGTTGTAGAGTCGTCTGAACCATTCAGCTCCTTCGGATAGTGGAGCCACGGCAGATATCATCCCGTCAACTTCGATCTTGCCGGAGCGCATCAGTTCAAGTACAGTTTCATATTCGCCGTTGATGGCACAACTCCCCAGAAGAGAAAGCTCAGAAGTCACCACTTGCTGGAGCGGAATGGTCACTTCTGGCATCAGGTTGCCGATCAGGATAGCTCTGCCTCCTTTTCGCAGACTCTTTATGCAGAGGTTTACCGTTTCCTGGATCCCCACAGCCTCAAAAGCGACATCCGCCTTCCGGTTGTTGGTAAGTGCTTCAATCGTGCCGGTAACCAGACTGTCGGAACTGAGGAGAAGATCCGTTGCGCCGAAGCTCTTGGCTAGTTTCAGTTTCTCTTCATCCCTCTCCACGGCAATGATGGGAAATGCACCGGCTATCTGCAGCAACTTGACTACAAAGAGCCCGATCGTCCCCGTGCCGATCACCACTGCAGACTCTCCCGGACGTATGCCGGAAATATTGACGGCATGGAGTGCCACTGCCACGGGCTCCGTCATGGCGGCCTGTTCGAAGGTGACATTGTCGGGGATCCTGTATAGGATATGGGCCGGAACAGCTACAAACTCGGCAAATGCGCCCTCTTTCCGGTAGTGCCCAGTGGAGACACCCAGAACTTTTCTGTTGTCGCTGAGGTTGTAATGTCCCTTGCGGGTGTACCAGTCGTCGAGCGGATAGATCGTGGAGTCGAAAGTGACCCTGTCGCCCACTTCCCAACCCGTTACTGCCGCCCCGATGGCGGAGATTACTCCTGCGGCTTCATGTCCCATCACCAATGGGGGTATTCTTCTGCCACTGCTTCCGTCCATGCCGTGTACGTCACTTCCGCATATTCCGCACGCTTTGACCCTGATCAACACTTCGTCGACTTCCAACTGCGGATCGGGGACGTCGCGATAGTTCAGCTCCATGTAGTTATCCAGTACCAGTGCTTTCATAAGTGAGCCGGAAGGGTTGTCTTGCTATCAGTTTACGGTGTAATCGATCCACACCTTCATCTCTCCAGCCTCCCTGTTATCCCATGCATAGTAGGGGATAAACCTGACGGTCTTGTCGCCCCTGATGGCATCAATGGTGGTGACGCCGTTCAGGAGGGAGGAGTTGAATCTCTCTCTGATTTCCGCATCTGGCGTGAGGATCACCTCGTCGAATGATGGATTGTCTGCCTCTTCCGCACAGTAGACCAGTGGCCCCCGCTGTATGGCCCTTTTACCTATGTTCTCCTTTACGCGCGGATCTGCGGCTATAATCTCAGTTGGCATATCCAGAGAAAGGGTGATTTTGTCACCAGAAATCCATTTCCGTTCAATCACCAGGTAGCCGTTCTCAATTTGGGGATCGATTATCTGCTCTCCGTTTACGGCAATGGAATACTGTTTGCACCATCCGGGAATTCTCATGCGGATCTCCTTCCTGAGGGAACTTTTCAGCGGCTCAACCGTAAGCGTTATACTCCCGTCCCAGGGGTAGCCTGTCTCCTGCGTCAGCCTTACCGTCTCTTTCCCGGCACCCACTTCGGCACTGTTTCCAATATAGAGATTCACCCACACCGCCTCTTTCGATGTGCTGTAAATATAATTGCCGATGGAGGGGAGGAACCTGGAAACCTGACTCGGACAACAGGCCGTTCCGTACCATTCCCTCCGGTGATGATCACCGTGCGATGCCAGGGGATTGACGTAGAAAAAGAGATCTCCATTCAGCGATATTCCCGCCAGAGCACCGTTATACAAGGAGCGCTCCAGTACGTCGATATATTTGGAATCTCCTGTGAGCTGGTGCATTCGCGAATTCCAGAGGACCATTCCCACCGAGGCACAGGTTTCACAATAGGCTTCATAGTTTGGAAGATCGAAAGGTTCGGTAAACCCTTCATTGTGTCGTGATGATCCGATCCCCCCCGTGATGTACATCTTGGAGAGCACCACATCGTCCCACAGCCGGTCCAGGGCATGGATATAGCCGGTATCGCCTTTCAGCGAGGCAACATCCGCCATGCCACAGAAAAGATACATGGCCCGCACGGCGTGTCCGTTGATGGTCGACAGCTCCCTGACAGGCATCTCATCCTGATAGTAGATGGGATTCCAGGTGCCTTCGTCACCCATTGAGCCGTATCCTCTGCCGCGCTCCTCGAGCAGCCAGTAGGCAAAATCTAGGTATTTCTCCTCGTTGGTCACCTCATAGAGCTTTACCAGTGCCAGTTCAATCTCTTCATGTCCCGGAACCCAGTGACGTTTACCGGGACCGAAATGTTCCATCATGTGATCCGCCATGCGGATGGAGACATCAAGCAGCTTCCGTTTGCCGGTAGCCTTGTAATAGGCAACTGCCGCCTCGATCATATGACCGGCACAATACATCTCATGTTTGTCCATGTTTGTCCAGCGCCTCTCCAGGCCTGTCAGCGTATAGAAGGTATTGATGTAGCCGTCCGGTTCCTGGGCGGCTGCAAACTTGTCGATCCACTCGTCGGCTTTCTTCTCCAGTTCGGGGTCTGGATTGTTGATGAGGCTGTAAGCCATTCCTTCGAGTGCCTTGTAAACATCTGAATCATCGTAAAAGATGCCTGAATGCTCGCCTGAGCGATTGGCCGCATTTTCAAAATTCCGGATCCGGCCGGTCCTGTTCTCGATCTGGTCGATGCAGACCGGAAGCGTGTGCATGACATGATTCTTCAGCCTGGGCGACCAGAAATTGTCGTTGATCTTTACGCGGGAGAAATCTACTGGGGTGATTTTCCGGGCTGTCGGATCAGTTTTTGATACGGGGTTTTGCCGGCACCCGAAACATAGCATGCCGATTGTGAAAACTGTCAGGAGCGAAAGAGTTTTTGCCTGTTTCATTGTGTTGATGGATATGTGATTAGAACGTT of the Petrimonas mucosa genome contains:
- a CDS encoding glycoside hydrolase family 127 protein, yielding MKQAKTLSLLTVFTIGMLCFGCRQNPVSKTDPTARKITPVDFSRVKINDNFWSPRLKNHVMHTLPVCIDQIENRTGRIRNFENAANRSGEHSGIFYDDSDVYKALEGMAYSLINNPDPELEKKADEWIDKFAAAQEPDGYINTFYTLTGLERRWTNMDKHEMYCAGHMIEAAVAYYKATGKRKLLDVSIRMADHMMEHFGPGKRHWVPGHEEIELALVKLYEVTNEEKYLDFAYWLLEERGRGYGSMGDEGTWNPIYYQDEMPVRELSTINGHAVRAMYLFCGMADVASLKGDTGYIHALDRLWDDVVLSKMYITGGIGSSRHNEGFTEPFDLPNYEAYCETCASVGMVLWNSRMHQLTGDSKYIDVLERSLYNGALAGISLNGDLFFYVNPLASHGDHHRREWYGTACCPSQVSRFLPSIGNYIYSTSKEAVWVNLYIGNSAEVGAGKETVRLTQETGYPWDGSITLTVEPLKSSLRKEIRMRIPGWCKQYSIAVNGEQIIDPQIENGYLVIERKWISGDKITLSLDMPTEIIAADPRVKENIGKRAIQRGPLVYCAEEADNPSFDEVILTPDAEIRERFNSSLLNGVTTIDAIRGDKTVRFIPYYAWDNREAGEMKVWIDYTVN
- a CDS encoding Gfo/Idh/MocA family oxidoreductase gives rise to the protein MNQAPHQLDILLWFMGEIDEVYGLWRNLNHPYIEVEDTALAIIKFRNGGIGSIIVSNSQKPGIYGKVQIHGENGASVGVQTDGGAMFIAGMKGIVEPPLNDIWTIPGEEELVREWNAEDARHFSRIDPTVYYMERQIEDFLLALEENRDPLVTGEDGRRTVELFTAIYRSNRDNLPIKFPLGHEKGNEMDGRRKP
- a CDS encoding galactitol-1-phosphate 5-dehydrogenase — its product is MKALVLDNYMELNYRDVPDPQLEVDEVLIRVKACGICGSDVHGMDGSSGRRIPPLVMGHEAAGVISAIGAAVTGWEVGDRVTFDSTIYPLDDWYTRKGHYNLSDNRKVLGVSTGHYRKEGAFAEFVAVPAHILYRIPDNVTFEQAAMTEPVAVALHAVNISGIRPGESAVVIGTGTIGLFVVKLLQIAGAFPIIAVERDEEKLKLAKSFGATDLLLSSDSLVTGTIEALTNNRKADVAFEAVGIQETVNLCIKSLRKGGRAILIGNLMPEVTIPLQQVVTSELSLLGSCAINGEYETVLELMRSGKIEVDGMISAVAPLSEGAEWFRRLYNKESGLRKVILVP
- a CDS encoding sugar phosphate isomerase/epimerase family protein, which translates into the protein MNRKDFIKSAAVLAGAAAMTPLASSASVLQGKPAKRVTLKKSLGLGMIKEGTSLTDKFKIARELGFDGVELNSPVDYTMSEILEAKSKTGIELPTVVNKDHWSSPLSDPDPAVRKKCIDSIAKSLQEVKEMGGDTVLVVPGVVNEKVSYEQAYITSQQAIRELIPYAEKTGMQIALENVWNNFLLSPVEAKRYIDEINHPLVGWYFDIGNVLRYGWPEHWIKTLHSRIMKLHIKEFSRELMNSKGLWEGFKVDLLKGDNNWPVVMKAIREINHQGGWLTAEVNGGDRQRLKEISTQMDEIISYL
- a CDS encoding Gfo/Idh/MocA family protein, translated to MRNWLHNIAILGCGKVAHLHARAVKNLPNARLAGVWSRSRQTANSFAEQYGVPAYNDVGELVRKEQIDLAIICTPHPFHLRPAVHAALEGANILVEKPLASTLENADKIIATCRQAGVKLGVVSQRRWYEPVMRVKKAIDAGKIGKPLLGTVNMLGWRDRNYYDSDKWRGNWETEGGGVLVNQAPHQLDILLWFMGEIDEVYGLWRNLNHPYIEVEDTALAIIKFRNGGIGSIIVSNSQKPGIYGKVQIHGENGASVGVQTDGGAMFIAGMKGIVEPPLNDIWTIPGEEELVREWNAEDARHFSRIDPTVYYMERQIEDFLLALEENRDPLVTGEDGRRTVELFTAIYRSNRDNLPIKFPLGHEKGNEMDGRRKP
- a CDS encoding IS1380 family transposase gives rise to the protein MELKIDFTDKEITPWGGISLMQQFLRKLKMEEVFHRLPLPEQGSNRGYSPHQLLLHFWIGIWCGASCFEHLEVTRQDEVIKEFFGWKRMAGSKAFQRYFSKFSQSTNQEVFTKLYQWFFSNLLFDNYTLDFDSTIFTRYGNQQGAEVGYNPKKPGRKSHHPLMAFVSDCRMIANFWLRPGNSYTTNNFYGFLEDTLSKLTGKTVGLIRADSGFYQRDIFEYLEAKPINYIVAAKFYRPIKIKLAAHKTWLTLDDGLEIAETTYQAEDWASPRRLVMIRQEINTRPKAAGKQLRLFEEEGIYKNYRYSCFITNMNLPAKAVYDLYRGRADCENRIKEIKYDFAAENFNTKDFWATEACLNFVMMAYNLMSLFRQVILKEKTQKFLKTIRYKTFAIGAYMVKNGNSRILKLSLAMQRREWFKGLWAASSYIELPVDLSS
- a CDS encoding IS1380 family transposase, which encodes MQDKNSKKISFTACSVKKKFSSEQLTSYSGLSVTSDFINHCGIYGKLEHLFPTIRHNASRFSTAQILSSILLASLCGVHRLKRIENFTFDALVARLLKLPKNIDEDTIRRHLTGLGERGARSLHELLLGFTGMQVSRCGLSRLTLDCDSSTFTVYGNQQGAEVGYNSHKKGSKSYHPILCFVTEMKLLVNSWLRPGSSYTSNGVCEFVKETLAALPQKVEKVFFRADSGFFNGGLFNLLEDGKHEYLVKVKLKNLKDLLAGQTWQPVDPRTATCRFTHQCSGWRNPRMFYAVRIIKQMVEVDYFGEKQFVPEYEYFCYCSNLKGLDALQLHTLYGSRSESENWIEQTKNSLCAGKTITHDFWVNDILWQLSSFAYSLSVLMRYRGDFWVWRQEHSTFREWFIRVPGKVVKSGRQVTVKMPKEYYRKAGWRDFEQRITTTMTG